A genomic region of Vicinamibacterales bacterium contains the following coding sequences:
- a CDS encoding endo-1,4-beta-xylanase — MRLLVAGAGLALVVAAAPQEAALKDLMPKGMVIGAAINQRQFDGVDTAAVEIITKQFNQISPENALKFQPTQPAADRYTFEAADRYVQFGVDRRMQVIGHTLVWHNQTGAWVFQGEDGKPADRETLLARMRDHIRTVMGRYKGKIHGWDVVNEAIDEDGSLRKSPWQVGIGDDYVAKAFEFAREADPGAELYYNDFNLEKPAKRAGVIKLVKDLQARKLRIDGIGNQAHWRLETPTIDEIDATLVDLHATGLKVMYTELDINLLPNTPRGADPAVANPYANGLPDEVQQQLARRYADVFRVFVKHRDAVTRVTFWGLSDADSWLNRGRMNYPLLWDRQRQPKPAFNAVVDVLRSAR; from the coding sequence ATGAGATTGCTTGTCGCGGGCGCCGGCCTCGCCCTGGTCGTCGCCGCGGCCCCGCAGGAGGCCGCGCTCAAGGACCTGATGCCGAAGGGGATGGTGATCGGTGCCGCCATCAACCAGCGGCAGTTCGACGGGGTGGATACCGCTGCCGTCGAGATCATCACGAAACAGTTCAACCAGATCAGCCCGGAGAACGCGCTGAAGTTCCAGCCGACGCAGCCGGCGGCCGACCGCTACACCTTCGAGGCCGCCGATCGCTACGTGCAGTTCGGCGTCGATCGCCGCATGCAGGTGATCGGGCACACCCTCGTCTGGCACAACCAGACGGGCGCGTGGGTGTTCCAGGGGGAGGACGGCAAGCCCGCCGATCGCGAGACGCTGCTGGCGCGGATGCGCGATCACATCCGCACCGTGATGGGGCGCTACAAAGGGAAGATTCACGGGTGGGACGTCGTCAACGAGGCGATCGACGAAGACGGTTCCCTGCGCAAGTCCCCGTGGCAGGTCGGCATCGGCGACGACTACGTGGCCAAGGCGTTCGAGTTCGCCCGCGAGGCCGACCCTGGCGCGGAGCTGTATTACAACGACTTCAACCTCGAGAAGCCCGCGAAGCGCGCGGGGGTGATCAAGCTGGTGAAGGATCTCCAGGCGCGCAAGCTGCGCATCGACGGCATCGGCAACCAGGCGCACTGGCGGCTCGAGACCCCCACGATCGACGAGATCGACGCGACGCTCGTGGATCTGCACGCCACCGGGCTGAAGGTGATGTACACCGAGCTCGACATCAATCTCCTGCCGAATACGCCGCGCGGCGCCGATCCGGCGGTGGCCAACCCCTACGCGAACGGACTGCCGGACGAGGTGCAGCAGCAGCTCGCGCGCCGCTACGCCGACGTGTTCCGGGTGTTCGTCAAACATCGCGATGCCGTCACCCGCGTCACGTTCTGGGGCCTGAGCGACGCCGACTCGTGGCTGAACCGCGGGCGCATGAACTATCCGCTGCTGTGGGATCGACAGCGTCAGCCGAAGCCGGCGTTCAACGCCGTCGTCGACGTGCTGCGCAGCGCGAGATGA
- a CDS encoding pyridoxamine 5'-phosphate oxidase family protein: MSRDPFHAGEVTVQERTGERARAILNSRGIGHLIPPRARPFVAEQQYCVIASLSPAGRVQASFVGGERGFASSDTEGSSLTLRLPAHAVETLAAPLPGLQPGGQVGVLFIELTTRRRLRVNGRIADATADTVRVQVEEAFPNCPKYIQRREAVAVTPRVDPPAQAERGTTLTPAVIEWIRSADTFFVASAHPQGRVDVSHRGGEPGFVKVEGRRLWVPDYPGNSMFGTLGNFAVNPRAALVFPDFAGHRQLQVWGEVGLALDGGEERGATGGTGRWWSLTAGEWAVSPLTPALQWTLIDRSPLNPPAS; this comes from the coding sequence ATGTCACGCGACCCGTTCCATGCCGGCGAAGTGACCGTCCAGGAGCGCACCGGCGAACGCGCCCGGGCGATCCTGAACTCCCGCGGGATCGGACACCTCATCCCGCCGCGCGCGCGACCGTTCGTCGCCGAGCAGCAGTACTGCGTGATTGCCTCGCTCTCGCCGGCAGGTCGCGTGCAGGCGTCGTTCGTCGGTGGGGAGAGAGGGTTTGCCTCTTCCGACACGGAAGGCTCTTCCCTGACGCTGCGGCTGCCGGCGCATGCGGTGGAGACACTGGCGGCGCCGCTGCCCGGACTGCAGCCAGGCGGACAGGTCGGCGTCCTGTTCATCGAGCTGACGACCCGGCGGCGGCTGCGCGTCAACGGCCGGATCGCCGATGCGACGGCGGACACCGTTCGGGTGCAGGTCGAAGAGGCGTTCCCGAACTGCCCGAAGTACATCCAGCGCCGCGAAGCGGTCGCCGTCACGCCGCGGGTCGACCCGCCCGCGCAGGCGGAGCGGGGAACGACGCTGACGCCCGCGGTGATCGAGTGGATTCGCAGCGCCGACACCTTCTTCGTCGCGAGCGCGCATCCGCAAGGACGGGTCGACGTCTCCCACCGCGGAGGAGAGCCGGGATTCGTCAAGGTCGAGGGACGCCGGCTCTGGGTCCCCGACTATCCGGGCAACTCGATGTTCGGCACGCTCGGCAACTTCGCCGTCAATCCTCGGGCGGCCCTTGTGTTTCCCGACTTTGCGGGCCATCGACAGTTGCAGGTCTGGGGCGAGGTCGGCCTGGCGCTCGACGGCGGCGAGGAGCGTGGTGCCACCGGCGGGACCGGCCGGTGGTGGTCGCTGACCGCCGGCGAATGGGCGGTGTCCCCGCTGACGCCGGCGCTCCAGTGGACGCTGATCGATCGCTCTCCCTTGAACCCTCCCGCGAGCTGA
- a CDS encoding DsrE family protein, translated as MSKTAVVVFSDPKSGSDEALGRLFNALFVTYELRENQQDVALIFQGAGVRWAAEVVKPEHPAHALYQAVEDRVVGVCGGCADVFGATASVQACGVPLVNERAIPGTSGVVDLSKYLDAGYQLVTF; from the coding sequence ATGTCGAAAACCGCCGTCGTCGTGTTCTCCGATCCCAAGTCCGGATCGGACGAGGCGCTGGGCCGCCTCTTCAACGCCTTGTTCGTCACCTATGAACTGCGCGAGAACCAGCAGGATGTCGCGCTCATCTTTCAGGGGGCCGGCGTGCGCTGGGCCGCCGAAGTCGTCAAGCCGGAACATCCGGCCCATGCCCTCTACCAGGCCGTCGAGGACCGCGTCGTCGGCGTCTGCGGCGGCTGCGCCGACGTCTTCGGCGCCACCGCGTCGGTGCAGGCCTGCGGGGTGCCGCTGGTGAACGAGAGGGCGATTCCGGGGACCTCGGGTGTGGTGGACCTGTCGAAGTATCTCGACGCCGGCTACCAGCTGGTGACCTTCTAG
- a CDS encoding helix-turn-helix domain-containing protein: MGRRPTVDDDELIASLSRVFRDVGFEGATLSMLERATGLKKASLYHRFPDGKAQMAAEVLGAAGSWLESNVLSPLRGTQSPRTRVDALVKRLDQFYSGGRQACLLNMLSSSRIQDGPFTATIRQMFEALAEALAAVAKDAGADARTARARAERVIMLLQGSLVLSRGVGSTRPFREFLRSLPAELLHAGK; the protein is encoded by the coding sequence ATGGGACGCAGGCCGACGGTGGACGACGACGAGCTGATCGCCAGCCTGAGCCGGGTGTTTCGCGACGTCGGCTTCGAGGGGGCGACGCTGTCGATGCTCGAACGCGCCACCGGACTGAAGAAGGCCAGCCTCTACCATCGCTTTCCGGACGGCAAGGCGCAGATGGCGGCGGAGGTCCTCGGCGCGGCCGGCAGCTGGCTCGAATCGAATGTCCTCTCGCCGCTGCGCGGCACGCAATCCCCCCGGACGCGCGTCGACGCCCTGGTCAAGCGGCTCGACCAGTTCTACTCCGGCGGCAGGCAGGCGTGTCTCTTGAACATGCTCTCGTCGTCCCGCATCCAGGATGGTCCCTTCACCGCGACCATCCGGCAGATGTTCGAGGCGCTGGCCGAGGCGCTGGCGGCGGTGGCGAAGGATGCGGGCGCCGACGCACGAACGGCGCGGGCCCGGGCCGAGCGCGTGATCATGCTGCTGCAGGGGAGCCTGGTGCTGTCCCGCGGGGTCGGCTCCACGCGTCCGTTCCGCGAGTTTCTCAGGTCGCTTCCCGCCGAGCTGCTGCACGCCGGAAAGTAG
- a CDS encoding TonB-dependent receptor, translating into MAALFARPPAIAALCLVLMAAGSSSAQERYGGITGVVRDQSGGVLPGVTVTLTEQAGGRAIVTVSDAEGAYRAVRLEPGRYQIKFALSGFALFEQAAVVILLGRTVELDATLAISGVAETVQVMTGPAPLIDVRTVTVAHNMAAEEFDLLPKTRAFTSLAAIAPTVNAGVIEGGLQVNGASAAENAFTIDGVIVNSLIHARPRQSAAFEYLQEVQVKTAGVSAEYGGALGGVISAVTRSGGNRFRGEAHYFYEGSALAAAPVSRLVLDPIDDRRVTYVQDAGGSDDRHELGGSLGGPIARDRVFFFASASPQLVRRAYPYLFGAADRGTIAQRQTAHQAFGKISVAAGRLNAYATVLHTPVASTGTLPAYDGTIPNSIVSSRAANAVNDRRGFDVSATSTSVNVDLLLSGSSMLTLRGGFFHDSYSDAGIPNVTSVTYQTSNVGLAGIPASWQGPAGTSNTPRAMIVAHDTTSRSFGGIDYTKMFAAAGRHQLKGGAAVQWTANDVEAAYPGGYVFVYWDRTFSFGGATGRGPYGYYEVHDRGIRGRASAPMTALYVQDEWRAGSRLTFDLGVRAENERLPTYRPDLRRYAFRFGFGDRVAPRLGVAFDAGRDGRLKLFASWGRYYDWTKYELPRDSFGADFWTIRYRALESPDVSSLGLDNAPGRDLWIVPGTVRDQRVPSFDNIDPQLEPTWQDSTSAGLEFQIAPATVVTARYVRTDLRQVIDDIGALIGGNTVLMIANPGSGRARTMPTSGLTAPFPTPAVKRQYDGLDVGITRRLANRWFGGASYTLSRLYGNYGGLASSDEIRTPTTGASFKTHQQQSGSVANPGGSVNNAWNLDQVVWDAHGRLDVAGRLATDRPHVLKLYGGGTLAAGTDLGMTVLAASGTPISTYVNTTAQAEVFVNGRGDMGRTPALTQTDAVLAHQFAFPGRSRLRLQLTVLNVFNQKTPRHLFNWLNRGAGIARASSAIDLSRIDLAKGYDYEALIRATPDGANAFDPRYGKADLFNDGRQAQLMVRIAF; encoded by the coding sequence ATGGCTGCACTCTTCGCTCGCCCGCCGGCGATTGCCGCGCTCTGCCTGGTTCTCATGGCTGCGGGTTCCTCGTCCGCGCAGGAGCGGTACGGGGGCATCACTGGTGTGGTCAGGGACCAAAGCGGCGGCGTGCTCCCCGGCGTCACCGTGACGCTGACCGAGCAGGCCGGCGGCCGTGCGATCGTGACCGTGAGCGACGCCGAAGGCGCCTATCGCGCGGTCCGCCTCGAGCCGGGCCGCTACCAAATCAAGTTCGCGTTGAGCGGCTTCGCGCTGTTCGAGCAGGCGGCCGTCGTGATTCTCCTCGGCAGGACCGTCGAACTCGATGCCACGCTCGCCATCTCCGGCGTGGCGGAGACCGTGCAGGTGATGACCGGCCCCGCGCCGCTCATCGACGTCAGGACGGTGACGGTCGCGCACAACATGGCCGCCGAGGAGTTCGACCTGCTGCCGAAGACGCGCGCCTTCACGTCGCTGGCGGCGATCGCCCCGACGGTGAACGCCGGGGTGATCGAAGGCGGCCTGCAGGTGAACGGGGCCAGCGCCGCCGAGAACGCGTTCACCATCGACGGGGTGATCGTCAACAGCCTGATCCACGCGCGCCCGCGCCAGAGCGCGGCCTTCGAGTACTTGCAGGAAGTCCAGGTGAAGACCGCCGGCGTCTCCGCCGAGTACGGCGGCGCCCTCGGCGGCGTCATCAGCGCCGTCACGCGTTCGGGGGGCAACCGGTTCAGGGGGGAAGCGCACTACTTCTACGAGGGCAGCGCGCTGGCCGCGGCGCCGGTCTCCCGCCTCGTCCTCGACCCGATCGACGACCGCCGCGTCACCTACGTCCAGGACGCCGGGGGCTCCGACGATCGTCACGAACTCGGCGGCTCGCTTGGCGGGCCGATTGCCAGGGATCGCGTGTTCTTCTTCGCGTCGGCGTCGCCGCAGCTGGTGCGCCGCGCGTATCCGTATCTCTTCGGCGCGGCCGATCGCGGCACGATCGCGCAGCGTCAGACGGCGCACCAGGCATTCGGCAAGATCAGCGTGGCCGCCGGCCGGCTCAACGCCTACGCGACGGTGCTGCACACGCCGGTGGCGTCGACCGGCACGCTGCCCGCGTACGACGGCACGATCCCCAACAGCATCGTCAGCTCGCGCGCCGCGAATGCCGTCAACGACCGTCGCGGCTTCGACGTCTCCGCCACGTCCACCAGCGTCAACGTCGATCTGCTGCTCTCGGGATCCTCGATGCTGACGCTGCGGGGCGGGTTCTTCCACGACTCGTATTCGGATGCCGGGATCCCGAACGTCACGAGCGTCACCTACCAGACGTCCAACGTCGGGCTGGCCGGCATCCCTGCTTCCTGGCAGGGACCGGCCGGCACGAGCAACACGCCGCGCGCGATGATCGTCGCGCACGACACGACGTCGCGCTCGTTCGGCGGCATCGATTACACGAAGATGTTTGCCGCCGCCGGCCGGCACCAGCTCAAGGGGGGAGCCGCGGTGCAATGGACCGCGAATGACGTCGAGGCCGCCTATCCGGGCGGCTACGTGTTCGTCTATTGGGATCGGACCTTCTCCTTCGGCGGCGCGACCGGACGCGGGCCATACGGCTACTACGAAGTGCACGATCGCGGCATTCGCGGCCGGGCGAGCGCGCCGATGACGGCGCTGTACGTGCAGGACGAATGGCGGGCGGGATCGCGCCTCACGTTCGACCTCGGCGTGCGCGCCGAGAACGAGCGCCTGCCGACCTACCGTCCGGATCTCAGGAGATACGCCTTCCGCTTCGGATTCGGCGACCGCGTCGCGCCGCGGCTGGGCGTGGCGTTCGATGCCGGCCGCGACGGGCGCCTCAAGCTCTTTGCGAGCTGGGGCCGCTACTACGACTGGACGAAATACGAGCTGCCTCGCGATTCGTTCGGCGCCGACTTCTGGACCATCCGCTATCGGGCGCTGGAGTCGCCGGACGTGTCATCGCTCGGTCTCGACAACGCGCCCGGCCGCGACCTCTGGATCGTGCCCGGCACCGTCCGCGATCAGCGCGTGCCGAGCTTCGACAACATCGATCCGCAGCTCGAGCCGACCTGGCAGGACAGCACCAGCGCCGGATTGGAGTTCCAGATCGCGCCCGCGACGGTCGTCACGGCCCGCTACGTGCGAACCGATCTGCGGCAGGTCATCGACGACATCGGCGCGTTGATCGGCGGCAATACGGTGCTGATGATTGCGAATCCGGGATCGGGCCGCGCGCGAACGATGCCCACGTCCGGGCTGACGGCGCCGTTCCCGACACCGGCCGTGAAACGGCAGTACGACGGGCTCGATGTCGGGATTACGCGGCGCCTGGCGAACCGGTGGTTCGGCGGCGCGAGCTACACCCTCAGCCGCCTCTACGGCAATTACGGCGGGTTGGCGAGCTCCGACGAGATCCGGACGCCGACGACGGGCGCCAGCTTCAAGACGCACCAGCAACAGTCCGGCAGCGTCGCGAATCCCGGCGGCAGCGTCAACAACGCGTGGAACCTCGATCAGGTGGTGTGGGATGCGCACGGGCGGCTGGACGTCGCCGGCCGGCTCGCCACCGACCGGCCGCACGTGCTGAAGCTCTACGGAGGAGGAACGCTGGCGGCGGGCACCGATCTCGGGATGACCGTGCTGGCCGCGAGCGGGACCCCGATCAGCACCTACGTCAACACGACCGCGCAGGCCGAAGTGTTCGTCAACGGGCGCGGCGACATGGGACGGACGCCGGCGCTGACGCAGACCGACGCCGTGCTCGCGCACCAGTTCGCATTTCCCGGCCGCAGCCGGCTGCGCCTGCAGCTCACCGTGCTCAATGTCTTCAACCAGAAGACGCCGCGCCACCTCTTCAACTGGCTCAATCGCGGCGCCGGCATCGCGCGCGCATCGTCAGCCATCGATCTGAGCCGGATCGATCTGGCGAAGGGCTACGACTATGAGGCGCTGATCCGCGCCACGCCGGACGGGGCGAACGCCTTCGATCCCCGCTACGGCAAGGCCGACCTGTTCAACGACGGGCGGCAGGCGCAGCTGATGGTGCGGATCGCGTTCTGA
- a CDS encoding DUF1810 family protein codes for MSLDRFREAQNSAFAGFDTALDELRSGGKRSHWIWYVFPQLDGLGSSTYARTFALNGVAEAEEYLRDPELRRRLLGVTTVVAEQLRKGTAVDVLMGSDIDAKKLVSSLTLFRHVARSLPGRKGSDEYAALARAADDVLAVAAAQGYPPCAYTLGRLRSSP; via the coding sequence ATGTCGCTCGACCGCTTTCGTGAGGCGCAGAATTCAGCGTTCGCCGGATTCGACACGGCGCTGGACGAGCTGCGCTCGGGCGGAAAGCGCAGCCACTGGATCTGGTACGTCTTCCCGCAGCTCGACGGCCTGGGATCGTCCACCTACGCGCGAACGTTCGCGCTGAATGGTGTCGCGGAAGCGGAGGAGTACCTTCGCGACCCGGAACTGCGCCGGCGGCTGCTCGGCGTGACCACGGTGGTCGCCGAGCAGCTTCGCAAGGGCACGGCCGTCGACGTGTTGATGGGATCCGACATCGATGCGAAGAAGCTCGTCTCGTCGCTGACGCTTTTCCGTCACGTCGCGCGGTCGCTGCCCGGACGCAAGGGATCCGACGAGTATGCGGCGCTGGCGCGCGCCGCGGACGACGTGTTGGCGGTCGCCGCGGCCCAGGGATATCCGCCGTGCGCGTACACGCTGGGCCGGCTCAGAAGCTCACCTTGA